From a single Pirellulales bacterium genomic region:
- a CDS encoding type II toxin-antitoxin system RelE/ParE family toxin: MRRVLYSVQAEQDLRQIVEHIALDDLTAAIDWLDATEALFGLLATHPALGQRMETPRWGEVRQHTADSYVIYYRFDDDGLQVLRVLHAAREQDPLL, encoded by the coding sequence ATGCGCCGCGTCCTTTACAGTGTCCAAGCGGAGCAGGATCTGCGGCAAATCGTCGAGCACATTGCGCTCGACGATCTGACTGCGGCGATAGACTGGCTCGACGCAACCGAGGCCTTGTTCGGTTTGCTCGCTACGCACCCGGCGCTTGGTCAACGGATGGAAACACCCCGATGGGGCGAAGTGCGGCAACATACCGCGGATAGCTACGTCATTTACTACCGCTTCGACGACGACGGCTTGCAGGTCTTGCGCGTGCTACACGCTGCCCGCGAGCAAGATCCTTTGCTTTAA
- a CDS encoding acyl-CoA carboxylase subunit beta, which translates to MPATLAEIVQSFSLLEAEIAVGGGQAAIQRQHAKGRLTARERIERLVDPGTAFFEIGLWAGWEMYAEWGGAPAAGVVCGIGTVAGRRQMIIANDATVKAGAFFPATTKKVLRCQRIAFQNRLPLVYLVDSAGVFLPLQEDVFPDEDDFGRIFRNNAVLSAAGIGQIAAIMGNCVAGGGYLPVLCDKLLMTDGSGLYLAGPALVKSAIGQTVSSEELGGAEMHAQVSGTIDYRDADDESCLARLRRLVSAVAAGPPQPGPPFTRLASAEPARPPADLDTIVSGNPRRDYEVRELLRCIVDADTFDEYKAEYGQSLVCGTARLGGFPVGIVANQHHQVRPASGPVQFGGVIYVDSAEKAARFVMNCNQDWLPILFFQDVNGFMVGRDSEREGIIKAGAKLVNAISNSRVPKITLIVGGSYGAGNYALCGKAFDPRFLFAWPTARCAVMGGEQATSTLLDITIKSLQRQGEEVDPEKLARLKTEVKESYDRQMDPRYAAARGWVDKIIDPARTREELIFALEIATRHAELEPFKLGVFQV; encoded by the coding sequence ATGCCCGCCACGCTTGCCGAAATCGTCCAAAGTTTTTCGTTGCTCGAAGCCGAAATCGCGGTCGGAGGCGGCCAAGCGGCCATTCAGCGGCAACACGCCAAAGGCCGCCTCACGGCCCGCGAACGGATCGAGCGGCTCGTCGATCCCGGTACGGCCTTCTTCGAGATCGGGCTATGGGCCGGCTGGGAAATGTATGCCGAGTGGGGCGGAGCGCCGGCCGCCGGCGTGGTCTGCGGCATCGGCACCGTCGCCGGGCGAAGGCAAATGATCATCGCCAACGACGCCACCGTGAAGGCCGGTGCCTTCTTTCCGGCCACCACCAAGAAAGTGCTGCGCTGCCAGCGGATCGCCTTTCAGAACCGGCTGCCGCTCGTCTACCTGGTCGATTCGGCAGGGGTGTTTTTGCCGTTGCAAGAAGACGTGTTCCCCGACGAAGACGATTTCGGCCGCATCTTCCGCAACAACGCGGTGCTCTCGGCGGCGGGCATCGGCCAGATCGCCGCCATCATGGGCAACTGCGTGGCCGGCGGCGGCTACCTGCCGGTGCTCTGCGACAAGCTGCTGATGACCGACGGCTCCGGGCTGTATCTGGCGGGGCCGGCCTTGGTCAAAAGCGCGATCGGCCAGACCGTGTCGAGCGAGGAATTGGGCGGCGCCGAGATGCACGCCCAAGTCAGCGGCACCATCGACTACCGCGATGCCGACGACGAGTCGTGCCTGGCGCGGCTGCGGCGGCTGGTGTCCGCCGTGGCGGCCGGTCCGCCGCAGCCGGGGCCGCCTTTCACGCGGCTGGCATCCGCGGAACCTGCCCGGCCGCCGGCAGACCTCGATACGATCGTCAGCGGCAATCCGCGGCGCGACTATGAAGTTCGCGAGCTGCTGCGGTGCATCGTCGATGCGGATACGTTCGACGAATACAAAGCCGAGTATGGCCAATCGCTGGTGTGCGGCACGGCCCGCCTGGGAGGCTTTCCGGTGGGCATTGTGGCCAATCAGCATCACCAGGTACGGCCAGCGAGTGGGCCGGTGCAGTTCGGCGGCGTGATCTACGTCGACAGCGCCGAGAAGGCTGCCCGGTTTGTGATGAATTGCAACCAGGACTGGCTGCCGATTCTGTTCTTCCAGGACGTGAACGGTTTCATGGTCGGCCGCGACAGCGAGCGCGAGGGAATCATCAAGGCGGGCGCCAAGCTGGTCAACGCCATCAGCAACAGCCGCGTGCCGAAAATCACGCTGATCGTGGGCGGATCGTACGGGGCGGGCAACTACGCCTTGTGCGGCAAGGCCTTCGACCCGCGTTTCCTCTTCGCCTGGCCGACGGCGCGCTGCGCGGTGATGGGCGGCGAGCAAGCCACGTCGACCTTGCTCGACATCACGATCAAGAGTCTCCAGCGGCAAGGCGAGGAGGTCGATCCCGAAAAGCTGGCCCGTCTGAAGACCGAGGTCAAGGAAAGTTACGACCGGCAGATGGACCCGCGTTACGCGGCGGCCCGCGGCTGGGTCGACAAGATCATCGACCCTGCCCGCACGCGCGAGGAGTTGATCTTCGCGCTGGAGATCGCCACGCGCCACGCGGAGTTAGAGCCTTTCAAGCTGGGCGTGTTCCAAGTTTAA
- a CDS encoding Uma2 family endonuclease: MAQVENPPNAMTLTDLAELFGPMPAWRIRSVPVPGTATEQDVIDIEEHENRLCELVEGVLVEKTVGFYESVIAVAIARRLGDFVETHNLGVVSGEGGMMRLFPGMVRIPDVAFASWKEFPDGITEEPVPNIVPDLAVEVLSEGNTKPEMDRKLDDYFGAGVRLVWFVEPRKKTVEVFTGKDESTVLDENATLSGGDVLPGFSMPLRPLFAKPKKK, encoded by the coding sequence ATGGCACAAGTCGAAAACCCTCCCAACGCGATGACGCTGACCGATCTGGCCGAACTGTTCGGTCCCATGCCCGCCTGGCGCATTCGGAGTGTGCCCGTTCCGGGCACCGCCACGGAACAAGACGTGATCGACATTGAGGAGCATGAGAACCGCCTTTGTGAATTGGTCGAGGGCGTTTTGGTGGAGAAAACCGTGGGATTCTACGAGAGCGTTATCGCGGTGGCCATTGCGCGGCGGTTGGGAGATTTTGTCGAGACTCATAATCTGGGTGTCGTGAGCGGCGAGGGCGGCATGATGCGACTTTTTCCGGGAATGGTGCGGATTCCCGACGTGGCCTTCGCCTCATGGAAAGAATTTCCCGACGGCATCACTGAAGAACCGGTTCCCAACATCGTGCCCGATTTGGCCGTGGAGGTGCTCAGCGAGGGCAATACGAAACCGGAAATGGACCGCAAGCTGGACGACTATTTCGGCGCCGGCGTCCGCCTGGTGTGGTTCGTCGAGCCGCGTAAGAAAACCGTCGAAGTGTTTACTGGCAAAGACGAATCGACCGTGCTCGATGAAAACGCGACCTTGTCCGGCGGCGATGTGCTGCCGGGGTTTTCGATGCCCTTGCGGCCCTTGTTCGCCAAGCCGAAGAAAAAATAG
- a CDS encoding DUF2283 domain-containing protein: MRISYDQEVDALNISFRDTTVTTQELADGLGAEYDAQGQLVGLEILDAAKRFGDPSTLQQVILEGIGPSTAAAAP; encoded by the coding sequence ATGCGAATCAGCTACGATCAGGAGGTGGATGCCCTGAACATCTCCTTTCGGGATACGACGGTCACAACGCAGGAGTTGGCCGATGGGCTCGGCGCGGAATACGACGCCCAAGGACAGTTGGTTGGATTGGAGATCCTGGACGCGGCCAAACGTTTCGGCGATCCGTCTACGCTCCAGCAAGTCATCCTGGAAGGCATCGGGCCGTCCACAGCCGCTGCGGCGCCCTGA
- a CDS encoding PSD1 and planctomycete cytochrome C domain-containing protein → MRRTLALSLLFAGLALSAVRADDGGVEFFEKRVRPVLTKHCYECHSAGAKKLGGELLLDSRDGLRTGGETGSAIEPGKPDASLLIRAVRYSDDAPQMPPKGKLSAAAIADLETWVKLGAPDPRITASPGNKAGGDWPDILRGRRDWWSLKPVVEPAVPTTNDAGYSQQPIDRFILSALESKGLRPGVRATPATLARRLALLLTGLPPTPEQVARLTAAKGDRELSAAVERYIDSLLASPHFGERWARHWMDVVRFSETHGNEWNYEVHHAWRYRDYLIRAFNADLPYDQFVREHIAGDLLPPRWNEAERFNEAVIATAFYRFGEANHDDCISLPDIGYDIEDNQIDTLSKAFQATTVACARCHDHKLDAVSMRDYYALLGVLRSSRMVSHTIDAPEANAGPMRQLRDLKAEIRKELAAAWKSDAQQIARYLQAARAKRANHPYAEQLAMGLDAGRLEKWVAALAVEKAPLEDPFEPARRMAAAGDDPAAFSAAWRKLSEEYTQQDRERSQYNQTQFSTFADFRTGVSADWQIGGQGLKEGPARSGEFALHAQGDLLVKSVLPAGLYTNALSEKLNGTLRSAVLPPGKKKISFRVVGERSSAVRLVSNNCQFNYVNYRALTSDGWQWITFSPPDDRDRLRTYAELMTMFDNPKFPDQLSALGGDKANYKLPWEKAAEDPRSYFGVTRVVLHDAAEPPKAELKHLLPLFAGSEPQSFNQVVERYAALLDRTIDAWASEQAGDDDVQWVDALLRRELLTNSPSASPRLATLAQQYRQIEGGLTLPRVVPGAADGGPGIEQAVFVRGDCRRPGETVERRYLEVLSGAPAPFTAAGSGRLELAHMIGSRENPLTARVMVNRVWHHLFGTGIVQTVDDFGHIGEQPSHPELLDYLAARFAAEGWSLKRLIRTIVLSGTFQASSEALPPAQQFDPANRLLSHYPARRLEAEAIRDSILAASGRLEPVLFGMSVQPYRQQDIADRRLFAGPLDGNGRRSVYIKNNLMEAPQFLGAFNFPGGKVTQGRRDVTNVPAQALALLNDPFVLGQANVWAGRLVQQPAGSVAERIASMFETALGRVPSDAEQQRFAKAVRQFAELHQVAEADTLKNQSLWADMAHVIFNLAEFVYVP, encoded by the coding sequence ATGCGACGCACCCTGGCCCTGAGTCTGCTTTTCGCCGGCCTCGCCCTATCGGCAGTGCGCGCCGACGACGGCGGCGTCGAGTTCTTCGAGAAGCGCGTGCGGCCGGTTCTCACAAAGCATTGCTACGAGTGCCATTCGGCCGGTGCCAAGAAACTCGGCGGCGAGCTGCTGCTCGACAGCCGCGACGGACTGCGCACGGGAGGCGAAACCGGATCCGCAATCGAGCCGGGCAAACCGGATGCGAGCCTGCTGATCCGCGCCGTGCGTTACAGCGACGACGCCCCGCAGATGCCGCCCAAAGGCAAGCTCTCAGCCGCGGCCATCGCCGACTTGGAAACCTGGGTGAAGCTTGGAGCGCCCGATCCGCGGATCACGGCTTCGCCTGGCAACAAGGCCGGCGGCGATTGGCCGGACATCCTCCGCGGTCGCCGCGATTGGTGGAGCTTGAAGCCCGTCGTCGAACCCGCCGTGCCCACGACGAACGACGCCGGCTACTCCCAACAACCGATCGACCGCTTTATTCTCTCCGCGCTCGAATCCAAGGGGCTGCGGCCGGGCGTTCGCGCTACGCCCGCCACTTTGGCGCGGCGCTTGGCGCTGCTGCTCACCGGATTGCCGCCCACGCCGGAGCAAGTCGCCCGGCTCACCGCCGCCAAGGGTGATCGCGAGCTTTCGGCCGCCGTCGAGCGTTATATCGACTCGCTCTTGGCGTCGCCCCATTTCGGCGAACGTTGGGCGCGTCACTGGATGGACGTGGTGCGTTTCAGCGAGACGCACGGCAACGAGTGGAACTATGAAGTCCATCATGCCTGGCGATACCGCGACTATCTCATCCGGGCATTCAACGCCGACTTGCCCTACGACCAGTTCGTGCGCGAGCACATCGCGGGCGACCTCCTGCCGCCGCGCTGGAACGAAGCCGAGCGGTTCAACGAGGCGGTCATCGCCACGGCCTTTTACCGCTTCGGCGAGGCGAACCATGACGATTGCATCTCGCTGCCCGACATCGGCTACGACATTGAAGACAACCAGATCGACACGCTGAGCAAGGCGTTTCAGGCGACGACGGTGGCCTGCGCCCGGTGCCACGATCACAAGCTCGACGCCGTCTCGATGCGCGACTACTACGCCCTGCTCGGCGTGCTGCGCAGCTCGCGAATGGTCAGCCACACCATCGACGCGCCCGAGGCCAACGCCGGGCCGATGCGCCAGCTTCGCGACCTGAAGGCCGAAATCCGCAAGGAGTTGGCCGCCGCCTGGAAGAGCGACGCCCAGCAAATCGCCCGCTACCTGCAGGCCGCCCGTGCCAAGCGGGCCAATCATCCGTATGCCGAACAGTTGGCAATGGGCCTCGACGCCGGTCGGCTGGAAAAGTGGGTCGCGGCGCTGGCGGTCGAGAAGGCCCCGCTGGAAGATCCGTTCGAGCCGGCCCGGCGGATGGCCGCCGCAGGCGACGATCCGGCGGCCTTCTCCGCGGCCTGGCGGAAACTCTCTGAAGAGTATACGCAGCAAGACCGCGAGCGGAGCCAATACAACCAGACGCAATTCAGCACCTTCGCCGATTTTCGCACTGGCGTTTCGGCCGACTGGCAGATCGGGGGGCAGGGACTTAAGGAAGGGCCGGCCCGCAGCGGCGAGTTCGCGCTCCATGCCCAAGGCGACCTGCTCGTCAAGTCCGTGCTGCCGGCGGGCCTTTACACCAACGCGCTTTCCGAAAAGCTCAACGGCACGCTGCGTTCGGCCGTGTTGCCGCCGGGTAAGAAAAAGATCAGCTTTCGCGTTGTCGGCGAGCGGTCGAGCGCCGTGCGGTTGGTCTCGAATAACTGCCAGTTCAACTATGTGAACTACCGCGCCCTGACCTCCGATGGTTGGCAGTGGATCACTTTTTCGCCGCCCGACGACCGCGACCGCTTGCGGACCTACGCCGAACTGATGACCATGTTCGACAACCCCAAGTTCCCCGACCAGTTGAGCGCGCTGGGCGGCGACAAGGCGAACTACAAGCTGCCGTGGGAGAAAGCCGCGGAAGATCCGCGCTCGTATTTCGGCGTGACGCGCGTCGTGCTGCACGACGCGGCCGAGCCGCCCAAAGCCGAGCTGAAGCATCTGCTGCCGCTCTTCGCGGGAAGTGAACCGCAGAGCTTCAATCAAGTCGTCGAGCGCTATGCGGCCCTGCTTGATCGGACGATCGATGCCTGGGCTTCGGAGCAGGCCGGCGACGACGACGTGCAGTGGGTCGATGCCTTGCTGCGCCGCGAGCTGCTGACAAATAGTCCCTCGGCATCGCCGCGGCTGGCGACGCTCGCGCAGCAATATCGGCAGATCGAGGGCGGCTTGACGCTGCCGCGGGTTGTTCCCGGCGCGGCCGACGGGGGACCGGGCATCGAGCAAGCGGTGTTTGTCCGCGGAGATTGCCGGCGGCCCGGCGAGACCGTCGAGCGGCGCTACTTGGAAGTGCTATCGGGCGCGCCCGCGCCGTTCACGGCCGCCGGCAGCGGGCGGCTGGAACTGGCCCACATGATTGGCAGCCGCGAAAACCCGCTCACGGCCCGTGTGATGGTCAACCGCGTCTGGCACCATCTGTTCGGCACGGGCATTGTGCAAACAGTCGACGACTTCGGCCATATCGGCGAGCAGCCGTCGCACCCGGAGTTGCTCGATTATCTGGCCGCCCGATTCGCGGCCGAGGGCTGGTCGTTGAAGCGGTTGATTCGCACGATCGTGCTTTCCGGCACATTTCAAGCATCGAGCGAGGCATTGCCCCCCGCTCAACAGTTCGATCCGGCGAATCGGCTCCTCTCGCACTATCCTGCCCGTCGCCTTGAAGCGGAGGCCATTCGCGATAGCATTCTGGCGGCATCGGGGCGACTGGAGCCGGTGCTGTTTGGCATGAGCGTGCAGCCTTATCGGCAGCAGGATATCGCCGACCGCCGTCTTTTCGCCGGGCCGCTCGACGGGAACGGCCGCCGCAGTGTTTACATCAAGAACAACCTGATGGAGGCGCCGCAGTTTCTGGGCGCGTTCAATTTTCCCGGCGGCAAGGTGACGCAGGGCCGGCGCGACGTGACCAACGTGCCGGCCCAGGCGCTCGCCTTGCTCAACGACCCGTTTGTGCTGGGCCAGGCAAACGTCTGGGCTGGCCGGCTCGTTCAGCAACCGGCCGGCAGCGTGGCTGAGCGGATCGCTTCCATGTTCGAGACGGCCTTGGGCCGCGTGCCGAGCGACGCCGAGCAGCAGCGTTTCGCGAAGGCGGTGCGGCAGTTTGCCGAGCTGCACCAGGTTGCCGAGGCCGACACGCTGAAGAACCAATCGCTGTGGGCAGATATGGCGCACGTGATTTTCAACTTGGCGGAATTTGTTTATGTGCCGTAA
- a CDS encoding proline racemase family protein gives MPDARLQRIQVIDTHTGGEPTRVVIAGGPDLGSTSLAARRDRFRQQFDAFRSAVVNEPRGSDVMVGALLVPPVDPSCAAGVIFFNNVGCLGMCGHGTIGVVVAMGHLGRIGAGRHRLDTPVGAVTVEYDGANQVSLDNVASYRHAAAVVLDVPGLGPVVGDVAWGGNWFFLVRDHDEQIELTNVERLTDVTWRIRRALSEQGITGADGQEIDHIELFGPPGRPDADSRNFVLCPGKAYDRSPCGTGTSAKLACLYADGKLREGQTWRQESIVGSVFEGSVRVEDGKIIPRIRGTAYVTAEATLILNPGDLFRCGWGKP, from the coding sequence ATGCCCGACGCCCGACTCCAGCGCATCCAAGTCATCGACACGCACACCGGCGGCGAGCCGACGCGGGTAGTGATCGCCGGTGGACCCGATCTCGGCTCGACGTCGTTGGCCGCCCGCCGCGATCGCTTTCGCCAGCAGTTCGATGCGTTTCGCTCGGCCGTCGTCAACGAGCCGCGGGGAAGCGACGTGATGGTCGGCGCTCTGCTCGTGCCGCCCGTCGATCCGAGTTGTGCCGCCGGGGTGATCTTTTTCAACAACGTCGGCTGTCTGGGCATGTGCGGGCACGGCACGATCGGCGTGGTGGTGGCGATGGGCCATCTGGGTCGCATCGGCGCCGGCCGGCATCGACTGGACACGCCCGTCGGCGCCGTGACCGTCGAATACGACGGCGCCAACCAGGTCTCGCTCGACAATGTAGCCAGTTATCGCCACGCGGCTGCCGTGGTCCTCGATGTGCCGGGCCTGGGCCCCGTTGTGGGGGACGTCGCCTGGGGAGGAAACTGGTTTTTTCTCGTCCGTGACCACGACGAGCAGATCGAGTTGACCAACGTCGAACGGTTGACCGACGTCACGTGGCGGATTCGCCGCGCGTTGTCCGAGCAGGGCATCACCGGCGCCGACGGCCAGGAAATTGACCATATCGAGCTGTTCGGTCCGCCGGGCCGCCCCGATGCCGACAGCCGCAACTTCGTGCTTTGTCCAGGCAAGGCTTACGACCGTTCGCCCTGCGGTACCGGCACCAGCGCCAAGCTGGCCTGCCTCTATGCCGACGGCAAGCTGCGCGAGGGACAAACCTGGCGGCAAGAGAGCATCGTGGGCAGCGTGTTCGAAGGATCGGTGCGCGTCGAAGACGGCAAGATCATTCCACGCATCCGCGGCACGGCGTATGTGACCGCCGAGGCGACGCTCATCCTCAATCCCGGCGATCTGTTCCGCTGTGGCTGGGGCAAACCCTGA
- a CDS encoding sulfatase has translation MRPRLFWTVAATAILATSRLPAADADSKRPNIVFIFSDDHAYQAISAYGHKLNQTPNIDRIANEGMRFDRCLVTNSICGPSRAVILTGKYSHLNGFYNNTNSRFDGSQTTFPKLLHGAGYQTAMIGKWHLVSDPTGFDYWEILPGQGQYYNPPMIRNGQRVKHAGYTTDIITDLALDWLKGRDKDKPFLLMCQHKAPHREWEPNTKYLEEYDREYPEPETLFDDYSGRGLAEKTQDMTIAKTMNDKDLKFTTPAALTAEQRKAWDAFYAPRNEKFRQAKLEGRDLVRWKYQRYMHDYLACIASVDESVGRVLDYLKEAGLEKNTIVVYSADQGFYLGEHGWFDKRWIFEESLRTPLLVRWPGVVKPKSVNDDLVSNLDFGETFLQAAGVDAPAEMQGRSLAGILKGQTPDDWRKSFYYQYYEYPGPHNVRRHYGVVTDRYKLVYFYEPEVNYWELFDRKSDPHELTSVYGKPDHAAAQKELEAEVGRLRAQLKLPEHDPPEADIKRRPAAKRTGT, from the coding sequence ATGCGCCCTCGTCTATTCTGGACGGTTGCCGCGACCGCCATCCTCGCCACCAGCCGGCTTCCAGCCGCCGACGCCGACTCGAAACGGCCCAATATCGTCTTCATCTTCTCCGACGATCACGCCTACCAGGCCATCAGCGCCTATGGTCACAAGCTGAACCAGACGCCCAACATCGACCGCATCGCCAACGAGGGAATGCGGTTCGACCGCTGCCTGGTGACCAATTCGATCTGCGGGCCGAGCCGGGCGGTGATTCTCACCGGAAAATACTCGCACCTCAATGGCTTCTATAACAACACCAACAGCCGCTTCGACGGCTCGCAAACGACCTTCCCCAAGCTCTTGCACGGGGCCGGCTATCAGACGGCGATGATCGGCAAGTGGCACCTGGTGAGCGACCCCACCGGATTCGATTATTGGGAGATCCTGCCCGGCCAAGGGCAGTATTACAACCCGCCGATGATTCGCAACGGCCAGCGCGTCAAGCACGCCGGTTATACGACCGACATCATCACCGACCTGGCCCTCGATTGGCTGAAAGGCCGCGACAAAGACAAGCCCTTTCTGTTGATGTGCCAGCATAAGGCGCCTCATCGCGAATGGGAGCCGAACACCAAGTACCTCGAAGAATACGACCGCGAGTATCCGGAGCCGGAGACGCTGTTCGACGACTATTCCGGACGTGGCCTGGCCGAGAAAACCCAGGACATGACGATCGCCAAGACGATGAACGACAAAGACCTGAAATTCACCACGCCCGCGGCGCTGACCGCCGAGCAGCGAAAGGCCTGGGACGCTTTTTACGCGCCGCGAAACGAGAAGTTCCGCCAGGCCAAGCTTGAGGGCCGCGACCTGGTGCGTTGGAAGTATCAGCGCTACATGCACGACTACCTGGCCTGCATCGCCTCGGTCGACGAGAGCGTCGGCCGTGTGCTCGACTATCTGAAAGAGGCCGGCCTGGAGAAAAACACGATCGTGGTTTATTCGGCGGACCAGGGTTTTTACCTGGGCGAGCACGGCTGGTTCGACAAGCGGTGGATCTTCGAAGAGTCGCTGCGCACGCCGCTGTTGGTGCGCTGGCCGGGCGTGGTCAAGCCCAAGAGCGTCAACGACGACCTTGTTTCGAACCTCGATTTCGGCGAGACGTTTTTGCAGGCCGCGGGCGTCGATGCGCCGGCCGAAATGCAGGGCCGCAGCCTGGCGGGCATTTTGAAAGGCCAGACGCCCGACGACTGGCGCAAGAGCTTTTACTACCAATACTACGAATATCCCGGCCCGCACAACGTGCGGCGGCATTACGGCGTGGTGACCGACCGCTACAAGCTGGTTTACTTTTATGAGCCGGAGGTCAACTATTGGGAGCTGTTTGACCGCAAGAGCGATCCGCACGAGCTGACGAGCGTCTACGGTAAGCCCGACCATGCGGCCGCGCAAAAGGAGCTCGAAGCCGAGGTGGGCCGACTGCGCGCGCAGCTCAAGCTGCCGGAACACGACCCGCCCGAAGCGGACATCAAGCGCAGACCGGCCGCCAAGCGCACGGGCACGTAG
- a CDS encoding DUF3887 domain-containing protein — protein sequence MCRLVIIFFIAALADLPALFADEQPSEPLEAAKLLVARMAAGQFDKAIEAFEPTMKQVMPEAKLKDVWDGLTSQYGPLLRATETRATKAKQYELVFVTCEFRRGKLAAKVVFTADNKITGLFFVPSGTYKPPPYADPSKFEEQELPVGHGLWSVPGTLSLPKGDGPFPAVVLVHGSGPQDRDETIGPNKPFRDLAHGLAPQGIAVLRYEKRTKEHPTLMALSANTITVKEETIDDALAAVEALSSEKKIDTSRIFVLGHSLGGSVLPRIGQGNPSVAGFISLAGSTRPLEEIVLEQVRYVLSLNGTLTDEDQKKLDDLERQVANVKSPTLSEKTPSSELPLGIPASYWLDLRKYDPATAATELMKPMLFLQGERDYQVTMEDFTGWKKALAQRKDVAFISYPRLNHLFIEGEGKSTPAEYSTPGNVAKVVIDDVAKWIEAFAARATDR from the coding sequence ATGTGCCGACTCGTCATCATCTTCTTCATTGCCGCGCTGGCTGATCTTCCGGCCCTCTTTGCGGACGAACAACCAAGCGAGCCGCTGGAAGCGGCGAAGCTGCTTGTCGCGCGCATGGCAGCGGGCCAGTTCGACAAGGCGATCGAAGCTTTCGAACCGACCATGAAACAGGTCATGCCAGAGGCGAAACTAAAGGACGTCTGGGACGGTCTGACCAGCCAGTACGGCCCACTGCTGCGGGCGACTGAAACCCGAGCGACGAAGGCAAAACAATACGAATTGGTTTTCGTGACCTGCGAGTTTCGCCGGGGAAAGCTCGCAGCCAAAGTTGTCTTCACCGCCGACAACAAGATCACCGGACTGTTCTTCGTACCATCAGGCACATATAAGCCGCCCCCTTATGCCGACCCCTCAAAATTCGAGGAACAGGAACTTCCAGTTGGCCACGGGCTTTGGAGTGTCCCCGGCACGCTTTCGCTTCCCAAAGGTGATGGGCCTTTCCCGGCGGTGGTTCTTGTGCATGGTTCCGGTCCCCAGGATCGAGACGAAACCATCGGCCCGAACAAACCGTTCCGCGACCTTGCTCACGGTCTAGCACCCCAAGGAATCGCCGTTCTGCGTTATGAGAAGCGCACCAAGGAGCACCCGACCTTGATGGCGTTGTCCGCAAACACGATCACGGTCAAGGAAGAGACGATTGACGATGCCCTGGCCGCCGTCGAGGCTTTGTCGTCCGAGAAGAAGATCGACACGAGCAGGATCTTCGTGTTGGGGCACAGCCTCGGAGGGTCGGTCCTGCCCCGAATCGGACAGGGCAATCCTTCCGTTGCGGGCTTCATCAGCCTCGCAGGCTCGACACGGCCATTGGAGGAGATTGTGCTGGAACAAGTCCGCTACGTTCTGTCATTGAATGGAACGTTGACCGACGAAGACCAGAAGAAGCTCGATGACCTGGAACGGCAAGTCGCCAACGTCAAATCGCCAACCCTATCCGAGAAAACGCCGAGCAGCGAATTGCCGCTGGGGATTCCGGCGAGCTATTGGCTCGATTTGCGAAAATACGACCCCGCCACAGCGGCCACCGAATTGATGAAACCCATGCTGTTCTTGCAGGGCGAGCGGGATTATCAGGTGACCATGGAGGATTTTACCGGTTGGAAGAAAGCGCTCGCACAACGAAAGGACGTGGCGTTCATTTCGTATCCCAGGCTCAACCACCTGTTCATCGAAGGCGAAGGGAAGAGCACACCGGCCGAATACTCGACTCCCGGCAACGTGGCGAAGGTAGTCATCGACGACGTTGCCAAATGGATCGAAGCTTTCGCGGCACGGGCAACGGACCGCTGA